A region of Thermococcus barossii DNA encodes the following proteins:
- a CDS encoding FtsZ/tubulin family protein, whose protein sequence is MRALIIGVGQCGTKIADLFSLVDFEALAINTSRGDLEYLKHVPQERRILIGESLTGGKGVNANPILGREAMKRDLPLVMRKIGSIIGYEDVDIFFLTFGFGGGTGAGGTPVLAEALKEEYPDSLVVAIGALPLKEEGIRPTINAAITIDKLSKIADSIIAIDNNKLKEGSDDISRAYERINYTIVERIASLLALVDVPGEQTLDASDLKFVLKAFGSFATVGYAKADANKVKSLSRLIIKSFESEGLYLEANIESALYGLVAIHGPPEILKAADIFEALNYLTNKIRGKQIFRGFYPDPREREVEVVTLLSGIYESRSIEDIILTAKRYAQSFMEAKEEAESKKKELLSGLPDFDDVYAKGGNELKGILDGDYPDIEGISKKLRREKDG, encoded by the coding sequence GTGAGGGCTCTAATCATAGGGGTCGGCCAGTGCGGAACCAAGATAGCCGACCTCTTTTCTCTCGTTGATTTTGAGGCTCTGGCCATAAATACTTCTAGGGGCGACCTGGAGTACCTCAAGCACGTTCCACAGGAGCGCAGGATACTCATAGGCGAGAGTCTGACCGGCGGCAAGGGAGTCAACGCGAACCCGATACTTGGCAGGGAGGCCATGAAGCGCGATTTGCCCCTCGTCATGCGCAAGATAGGTTCAATAATCGGCTACGAGGACGTGGACATCTTCTTCCTCACCTTCGGCTTTGGAGGCGGAACCGGGGCAGGGGGAACGCCAGTCCTGGCCGAGGCGCTCAAGGAGGAGTATCCCGACTCCCTTGTGGTTGCAATCGGCGCTCTTCCCCTCAAGGAGGAGGGGATAAGGCCCACAATTAACGCGGCGATAACGATAGACAAGCTCTCCAAGATAGCGGACTCCATAATAGCCATAGACAACAACAAGCTCAAGGAAGGTTCTGACGACATAAGCAGGGCCTACGAGAGGATTAACTACACGATAGTCGAGAGGATAGCCTCGCTTTTGGCCCTCGTTGATGTTCCGGGGGAGCAGACCCTCGATGCGAGCGACCTGAAGTTCGTTCTCAAGGCCTTCGGGAGCTTCGCGACGGTTGGCTATGCCAAGGCCGATGCAAACAAGGTCAAAAGCCTCTCAAGGCTCATCATCAAGTCCTTTGAGAGCGAGGGGCTGTACCTTGAGGCGAACATTGAATCGGCCCTTTACGGGCTGGTGGCGATTCACGGCCCGCCGGAGATACTCAAGGCGGCGGACATCTTTGAGGCTCTCAACTACCTGACCAACAAAATCAGGGGCAAGCAGATATTCCGGGGTTTCTATCCTGACCCGCGGGAGAGGGAGGTGGAGGTTGTTACGCTTCTCAGCGGCATCTACGAGAGCAGGAGCATCGAGGACATAATACTCACCGCCAAGAGGTACGCCCAGTCCTTCATGGAGGCAAAGGAGGAAGCGGAGAGCAAGAAGAAGGAGCTCCTGAGCGGTCTGCCCGACTTTGACGACGTTTACGCCAAGGGCGGAAACGAGCTGAAGGGAATCCTCGACGGGGATTATCCCGATATAGAGGGCATAAGCAAGAAACTCCGGAGGGAGAAGGATGGCTGA
- a CDS encoding prenyltransferase/squalene oxidase repeat-containing protein: MKKVLALVMIVLMLIPAVSAGTIDGSARFLKNAAKSSQQTREISLAIMALSEASNDMEWDISPDLEGLITMLLQYQNPDGGWGLYPGETSNVLDTAYAVIALEKADPVIGALRVEGIRDAIKRGVSYLLSAENEGGWGYVPGTSNSCYPTLVAIWALGENGYNYNSKVVRDAIKYVENTTTCEISQYEVLALKLIAYHSTGYPVSNETIESVKGILLNDENLKMKERAMLTYALVLHTPIDFDTARILIKLESYSKSTNDLVYWMNTPDLFSSTELIATTSYALMAFSTSFELPPAKGVKNPYEMPCRELKNLQNPDGGWGLGLNEPSDEKATYYALVSIQACYPEKESIEKALSWVREAFERDAVWMKQNRRMSVGYYYALKTLLLYNNLTAEEKTQAEELIRSVQLDYGLWGNTVLGPQPYETALAIKALRELGVPANDSLIQKAKEWLLSITNGGWGTHVTTKYYSYMLKPDVLTTITVLEALDGIASQEELQPHLEWLIDQRIEGGWPYWKTYYVWEKNREFPGTPTVELTVRATDLLIGYGYNYTNETLEFVMNARDSGAIDNKTIEIASTVGYLSRFQYVPPVSLYDVRASLDSDVFGIIAPHMDAVTVNETIAILNDLFSGGFIALNTTSIGEGSYIVLAHYGEYFVRPYNPYLKFHLTDETVTVGNVTVPVDKAVVLIPGKTPKGVVLFVFYGQENAEIAKEVFTTGFIRYIRGEAMVLLNENGKVRVIVVG; this comes from the coding sequence ATGAAGAAGGTTCTGGCTCTAGTAATGATTGTTCTCATGCTGATTCCAGCCGTTAGCGCCGGAACGATAGACGGCTCCGCAAGGTTTCTTAAAAATGCCGCCAAGTCAAGCCAGCAGACGAGGGAAATAAGCCTGGCTATAATGGCACTATCCGAGGCCAGCAATGATATGGAGTGGGACATAAGCCCAGACCTGGAGGGTCTCATCACGATGCTTCTCCAGTACCAGAACCCCGACGGCGGCTGGGGCCTGTATCCCGGCGAGACCAGCAACGTTCTCGACACGGCTTACGCTGTCATTGCCTTGGAAAAGGCAGACCCAGTCATTGGGGCACTGCGGGTTGAGGGTATTAGGGACGCCATTAAACGGGGCGTTTCATACCTCCTCTCAGCGGAGAACGAGGGTGGATGGGGTTACGTGCCGGGAACCTCAAATTCATGCTACCCAACTCTCGTGGCGATATGGGCCCTTGGAGAGAACGGATACAACTACAACAGCAAGGTTGTTAGGGACGCGATAAAATACGTGGAGAACACAACCACCTGCGAGATATCCCAGTACGAGGTCCTCGCCCTAAAGCTCATAGCGTACCACAGTACCGGCTATCCAGTATCCAACGAGACCATTGAAAGCGTCAAGGGAATCCTCCTCAACGACGAGAATCTCAAGATGAAGGAACGCGCCATGCTAACGTACGCCCTTGTACTCCACACCCCCATAGACTTTGACACGGCGAGAATACTTATCAAGCTGGAATCGTACAGCAAGAGCACGAACGACCTCGTGTACTGGATGAACACCCCAGACCTGTTCTCCTCAACGGAACTTATAGCCACAACCTCCTACGCACTGATGGCCTTCTCGACATCGTTCGAACTTCCACCTGCGAAGGGGGTGAAGAACCCCTATGAGATGCCCTGTCGGGAGCTGAAGAACCTACAGAACCCAGATGGAGGGTGGGGTCTTGGACTCAACGAGCCCTCCGATGAGAAAGCCACTTACTATGCACTGGTGAGTATCCAGGCATGCTATCCCGAGAAGGAGAGCATTGAAAAGGCCCTCTCATGGGTGAGGGAGGCCTTCGAGAGGGACGCTGTTTGGATGAAGCAGAATCGCAGGATGTCCGTTGGCTACTACTACGCACTAAAGACACTCCTCCTGTACAACAATCTGACCGCCGAAGAGAAGACTCAGGCTGAAGAGCTGATACGCAGTGTCCAGCTCGACTACGGCCTCTGGGGCAACACCGTTCTTGGTCCGCAACCCTACGAAACAGCCCTGGCCATCAAGGCTCTACGTGAGCTTGGAGTTCCAGCCAACGATTCCCTGATCCAGAAGGCCAAGGAATGGCTTCTGAGTATAACCAACGGTGGATGGGGAACCCACGTGACGACGAAGTACTACTCATACATGCTCAAGCCGGACGTCCTGACCACAATAACCGTTCTGGAGGCCCTGGATGGGATAGCCTCCCAGGAAGAGCTCCAGCCTCACTTAGAATGGCTCATTGACCAGAGGATAGAGGGTGGCTGGCCGTACTGGAAGACATACTACGTCTGGGAAAAGAACAGGGAGTTCCCAGGAACGCCAACCGTTGAACTCACCGTCAGGGCTACAGACCTCTTGATTGGTTACGGGTACAACTACACCAACGAAACGCTTGAGTTCGTAATGAACGCCAGAGACTCAGGTGCAATAGACAACAAAACAATAGAAATCGCCAGCACAGTGGGTTATCTCTCCCGCTTCCAGTACGTTCCACCGGTGAGCCTCTACGACGTACGGGCTTCCCTTGACAGCGATGTGTTCGGGATAATAGCACCCCACATGGACGCCGTCACCGTAAACGAGACAATAGCCATTCTCAACGACCTCTTCAGTGGTGGCTTCATAGCGCTCAACACAACCAGCATAGGCGAGGGTAGCTACATAGTCCTGGCCCACTACGGGGAGTACTTCGTGAGACCGTATAACCCCTACCTGAAGTTCCACCTTACAGACGAAACCGTCACCGTCGGAAACGTCACGGTTCCTGTGGACAAGGCAGTCGTTCTCATTCCGGGCAAGACCCCCAAGGGAGTCGTCCTGTTCGTATTCTACGGACAGGAAAACGCCGAAATTGCCAAGGAAGTCTTTACAACAGGATTCATAAGGTACATTAGGGGAGAGGCGATGGTCCTCCTCAACGAGAACGGCAAGGTGAGGGTAATAGTCGTGGGGTGA
- the twy1 gene encoding 4-demethylwyosine synthase TYW1, which yields MAITFVSNPNMPEEIARLFRKQHYALVGRHSSVKLCHWLKESIKHDRFCYKQKFYNIHSHRCLQMTPVTAWCTHNCIFCWRPMEGFLGTELPEPWDDPAFIVEESIKAQRKLLVGYKGMPGINMKKFEEAWNPKHAAISLSGEPMLYPYMGDLVEEFHKRGFTTFIVTNGTVPERLEEMIKEDKLPTQLYVSLTAPDVETYNRVNVPMIPDGWERIKTFLEMMNGLPTRTVVRLTLVKGENMHNPEGYAKLIRLASPMFVEAKAYMFVGFSRNRLTINNMPRHEEIKAFAEELVKHLPGYHIEDEYEPSRVVLIMRDDVDPHGSGRDGRFIKH from the coding sequence ATGGCGATAACGTTCGTGTCCAATCCAAACATGCCGGAGGAGATAGCGAGACTGTTCAGGAAGCAGCACTACGCGCTCGTGGGTAGGCACAGCTCGGTGAAGCTCTGCCACTGGCTCAAGGAGAGCATAAAGCACGACCGCTTCTGCTACAAGCAGAAGTTCTACAACATACACTCCCACCGCTGCCTGCAGATGACGCCGGTTACGGCATGGTGCACCCACAACTGCATATTCTGCTGGCGCCCGATGGAGGGCTTCCTCGGCACGGAGCTCCCGGAGCCGTGGGACGACCCGGCCTTCATCGTCGAGGAGAGCATAAAGGCCCAGAGGAAGCTCCTCGTGGGCTACAAAGGCATGCCGGGCATAAACATGAAGAAGTTCGAGGAGGCATGGAACCCAAAGCATGCCGCTATAAGCCTCTCGGGCGAGCCAATGCTCTACCCCTACATGGGCGACCTCGTCGAGGAGTTCCACAAAAGGGGCTTCACCACCTTCATAGTCACCAACGGAACGGTTCCGGAGAGGCTTGAGGAGATGATAAAGGAGGACAAGCTCCCGACCCAGCTCTACGTCTCGCTGACAGCCCCTGACGTCGAGACCTACAACCGCGTTAACGTCCCGATGATTCCCGACGGCTGGGAAAGGATAAAGACATTCCTTGAAATGATGAACGGCCTTCCCACGAGAACGGTGGTGAGGCTGACCCTCGTCAAGGGCGAGAACATGCACAACCCAGAGGGCTATGCAAAGCTGATAAGGCTCGCCAGCCCGATGTTCGTTGAGGCAAAAGCTTACATGTTCGTGGGCTTCTCAAGAAACCGGCTCACCATCAACAACATGCCCCGCCACGAGGAGATAAAAGCCTTCGCAGAGGAACTCGTCAAGCACCTCCCGGGCTACCACATCGAGGACGAGTACGAGCCGAGCAGGGTAGTACTGATTATGCGCGACGACGTCGACCCCCACGGGAGCGGAAGGGATGGACGCTTTATAAAACATTGA
- a CDS encoding HemK2/MTQ2 family protein methyltransferase has protein sequence MPVYYGIKLKLHPQVYEPAEDTFLLAENLAVREGDLALDVGTGTGLIALLMARKAMFVLGVDINPLAVEFARENARINGIKNVEFRLSNLFESVEGKFDVVTFNAPYLPGEPEEPIDLALVGGETGREVLDRFIGEVPAYLKPCGTVQIVQSSITGIEETLRNLEKVGLMGEIAARRHVFFEEIVLINAKPSDCV, from the coding sequence ATGCCAGTCTACTACGGCATCAAGCTCAAGCTCCACCCCCAAGTCTACGAGCCCGCTGAGGACACGTTCCTTTTGGCAGAGAACCTCGCGGTGAGGGAAGGCGACCTGGCCCTCGACGTCGGTACCGGAACCGGACTTATAGCCCTCCTAATGGCAAGGAAGGCAATGTTCGTTTTGGGTGTGGACATCAACCCCCTCGCGGTGGAGTTCGCCAGAGAGAACGCAAGGATAAACGGGATTAAAAACGTCGAGTTCCGCTTGAGCAACCTCTTCGAGAGCGTTGAAGGCAAGTTCGACGTGGTAACCTTCAACGCTCCCTACCTGCCCGGAGAGCCTGAGGAGCCGATAGATCTGGCACTCGTGGGCGGCGAAACCGGAAGGGAAGTCCTCGACAGGTTCATCGGGGAGGTTCCAGCATATCTCAAGCCCTGCGGAACCGTTCAGATAGTCCAGAGCTCGATAACAGGGATTGAGGAAACGCTGAGGAACCTGGAAAAAGTTGGTCTAATGGGAGAAATAGCGGCTAGGAGGCATGTATTTTTTGAGGAGATAGTCCTTATAAACGCTAAGCCGAGTGATTGCGTTTGA
- a CDS encoding 30S ribosomal protein S27ae produces MGQKWKLYEVQGGKVKRKNKFCPRCGPGVFMAEHKDRWSCGRCGYTEWKRK; encoded by the coding sequence ATGGGGCAGAAGTGGAAGCTCTACGAGGTTCAGGGCGGTAAGGTCAAGAGGAAGAACAAGTTCTGCCCGCGCTGCGGTCCTGGAGTGTTTATGGCCGAGCACAAGGATCGCTGGAGTTGCGGCCGCTGCGGTTACACCGAGTGGAAGAGGAAGTGA
- a CDS encoding 30S ribosomal protein S24e, whose product MEIKVTEIRENKLLGRKEIYFDVIHEGEATPSRADVKGKLVAMLDLDPETVVVQYIRSYFGSRVSRGYAKAYESKERMLYIEPEYILIRDGIIKKEEE is encoded by the coding sequence ATGGAGATTAAGGTTACCGAGATAAGGGAGAACAAGCTCCTCGGAAGGAAGGAGATATACTTCGATGTCATCCACGAGGGAGAGGCCACGCCGAGCAGGGCCGACGTTAAGGGCAAGCTCGTTGCCATGCTCGACCTTGACCCGGAGACGGTAGTTGTCCAGTACATAAGGAGCTACTTCGGTAGCCGCGTCAGCAGGGGCTACGCCAAGGCCTACGAGAGCAAGGAGAGGATGCTCTACATCGAGCCGGAATACATTCTCATAAGGGACGGAATAATTAAGAAGGAGGAGGAGTGA
- a CDS encoding GTP-dependent dephospho-CoA kinase, whose translation MMLFVLTPELRKALKEPLGRLVRGEIPEPYLKIKGELERARHVVTVGDVVTENVLKVGIKPSLAIYDHRTKRREYTPDIETGAVVMTVQNPPGTITKALLNAIKKGFGLAERGRRVYIKVNGEEDLAAIPAVLYAPEGTLVLYGQPDEGVVLIRVTPECKLKCGKLMSKMEVVRDGD comes from the coding sequence ATGATGCTGTTCGTACTAACGCCCGAACTCAGAAAAGCCCTGAAGGAGCCCCTGGGCAGGCTCGTCCGGGGCGAGATTCCCGAGCCGTACCTCAAGATTAAGGGAGAGCTTGAAAGGGCGCGGCACGTGGTTACCGTTGGAGACGTTGTCACGGAGAACGTCCTCAAGGTGGGCATAAAGCCGAGCCTGGCGATATACGATCACAGGACGAAGAGGCGGGAATACACGCCGGACATAGAGACCGGCGCGGTGGTCATGACGGTTCAGAACCCTCCCGGAACAATAACGAAAGCTTTATTAAACGCCATCAAAAAGGGGTTTGGACTGGCCGAAAGGGGCCGGAGGGTTTACATAAAAGTGAACGGCGAGGAAGACCTGGCGGCCATTCCGGCCGTGCTCTACGCCCCGGAGGGCACTTTGGTGCTCTACGGCCAGCCGGATGAGGGAGTAGTGCTTATAAGGGTAACACCCGAATGCAAGCTCAAGTGCGGGAAGCTCATGTCGAAGATGGAGGTGGTTCGCGATGGAGATTAA
- the spt4 gene encoding transcription elongation factor subunit Spt4 encodes MVKERACRHCHYITTEDRCPVCGSRDLSEEWFDLVIITDPEKSRIAQKLGVKVPGKYAIRVR; translated from the coding sequence ATGGTTAAGGAGAGGGCCTGCAGGCACTGCCACTACATCACCACCGAGGATCGCTGCCCGGTCTGCGGGAGCAGAGACCTCAGCGAGGAATGGTTCGACCTCGTTATAATCACCGACCCGGAGAAGAGCAGGATAGCGCAGAAGCTGGGCGTCAAGGTGCCCGGAAAGTACGCCATAAGGGTCAGATGA
- a CDS encoding DNA-directed RNA polymerase: MYKLLKIRDVVRIPPKMFTMDPKEAAKLVLRETYEGIYDRDEGVILAIMDVEDIGQGVIVPGDGATYHEVVFNVLVWKPEMHEVVEGEVIDVAPYGAFIRIGPMDGLVHISQLMDDYVVFDEKNKQFLGKETKRILKLGDEVRARVIAVSIKSRVIRENKIGLTMRQPGLGKRDWIEKEKRKEAEA, translated from the coding sequence ATGTACAAGCTCCTCAAGATTAGGGACGTTGTGAGAATACCGCCCAAGATGTTCACGATGGACCCGAAGGAAGCTGCCAAGCTCGTCCTCCGCGAGACTTACGAGGGCATCTACGACCGCGACGAGGGTGTTATCCTAGCCATCATGGACGTCGAGGATATAGGCCAGGGCGTCATTGTGCCCGGCGACGGGGCAACCTATCACGAGGTCGTCTTCAACGTCCTCGTCTGGAAGCCCGAGATGCACGAGGTCGTTGAGGGCGAGGTAATCGATGTCGCCCCCTACGGTGCGTTCATAAGGATCGGTCCGATGGATGGACTCGTTCACATCAGCCAGCTCATGGACGACTACGTCGTCTTCGACGAGAAGAACAAGCAGTTCCTCGGCAAGGAAACCAAGAGAATACTCAAACTCGGTGACGAGGTTAGGGCAAGGGTTATTGCGGTAAGCATCAAGAGCCGTGTTATCAGGGAGAACAAGATAGGCCTGACCATGCGCCAGCCAGGACTCGGAAAGAGGGACTGGATAGAGAAGGAAAAGCGCAAGGAGGCTGAGGCCTGA
- a CDS encoding inorganic diphosphatase, with protein MNPFHELEPGPEVPEVVYALIEIPKGSRNKYELDKKTGLIKLDRVLYSPFFYPVDYGIIPQTWYDDGDPFDIMVIMREPVYPLTLIEARPIGIMKMEDSGDKDWKVLAVPVEDPYFKDWKDIDDVPKAFLDEIAHFFQRYKELQGKVTKIEGWGNAEEAKKEILRAIELYKEKFGKKE; from the coding sequence ATGAACCCGTTCCACGAGCTTGAGCCCGGACCGGAGGTTCCAGAGGTCGTTTACGCTCTCATAGAGATTCCGAAGGGAAGCAGAAACAAGTACGAGCTCGACAAGAAGACCGGCCTTATAAAGCTCGATAGAGTGCTCTACAGCCCGTTCTTCTATCCGGTCGACTACGGAATAATCCCCCAGACCTGGTATGATGACGGAGACCCCTTCGACATAATGGTCATCATGCGCGAGCCGGTTTACCCCCTCACGCTCATCGAGGCGAGACCGATAGGCATAATGAAGATGGAAGACAGCGGCGATAAAGACTGGAAGGTTCTCGCGGTTCCAGTCGAGGACCCGTACTTCAAGGACTGGAAGGACATCGACGACGTCCCCAAGGCCTTCCTCGACGAGATTGCCCACTTCTTCCAGCGCTACAAGGAGCTCCAGGGCAAGGTCACTAAGATAGAGGGCTGGGGCAACGCCGAGGAGGCCAAGAAGGAAATCCTCCGCGCCATCGAGCTCTACAAGGAAAAGTTCGGAAAGAAGGAGTGA
- a CDS encoding DUF5305 family protein, with the protein MLGAFLVLFLVFGFYSVKLMSASPYVVNTQTLGTFREEGQLKHAAYLKPNELYGYMVFRDEYPISLVDRFLLTYTYRSGPPLSSGTYEVTGKVIYYVNKGSDEVIMWEETLFDEKGKLQEGGFTVEYTLDMNKLNELSANVAEELGMKRLNRRVIITTSVKGTGKVGGKTINENFDQEVELVRDGGAGLYYFTDTTKSAKRTLTKTTREEVSATVLGVESDLDTAKVVTTLLALLMLIPLVGYVYTARPPKDELAKIKPYIVKGAPGPVQKRVVLKTPNDLETTFELVDKPILHYIDGEDEVFAIIDDGISYEYRKPLPKEGDGAN; encoded by the coding sequence GTGCTGGGCGCATTCCTAGTGCTCTTCCTTGTGTTTGGATTTTATTCCGTGAAGCTCATGAGCGCAAGCCCGTACGTGGTGAACACTCAAACGCTCGGAACGTTCAGGGAGGAGGGTCAGTTAAAGCACGCCGCGTATCTCAAGCCTAACGAACTCTACGGCTACATGGTTTTCAGGGACGAGTACCCGATATCCCTGGTTGACAGGTTCCTGCTGACGTACACGTACCGTTCAGGCCCTCCGCTGAGCAGTGGCACCTACGAGGTCACGGGAAAGGTTATCTACTACGTCAACAAGGGTAGCGACGAAGTTATCATGTGGGAGGAGACCCTCTTTGATGAGAAGGGCAAACTCCAAGAAGGTGGATTCACGGTTGAATACACGCTAGATATGAACAAACTCAACGAGCTGAGTGCAAACGTGGCGGAAGAACTTGGAATGAAGAGGCTGAACAGACGTGTTATCATAACGACAAGCGTTAAAGGAACCGGGAAAGTTGGAGGAAAGACGATAAACGAAAACTTCGACCAAGAAGTGGAACTCGTAAGAGACGGCGGTGCGGGCCTTTACTACTTCACAGACACCACCAAGAGTGCAAAGAGGACACTAACAAAGACGACGCGGGAAGAAGTGAGTGCAACCGTTCTGGGAGTGGAGAGCGACCTGGACACCGCCAAAGTCGTGACCACACTGCTGGCACTACTGATGCTGATACCTCTGGTGGGCTACGTTTACACCGCGAGGCCGCCCAAGGACGAGCTGGCCAAGATAAAGCCGTACATAGTCAAGGGCGCCCCCGGGCCGGTCCAGAAGAGGGTCGTCCTGAAGACCCCCAATGACTTGGAGACAACTTTCGAGCTTGTGGACAAGCCGATACTCCACTATATAGACGGCGAGGATGAGGTCTTTGCCATAATAGACGACGGAATATCCTACGAGTACCGGAAGCCATTGCCCAAGGAAGGGGATGGGGCCAACTGA
- a CDS encoding signal peptidase I, whose protein sequence is MKSLIEYTLLALLAVLVIGSLLGALLDRPVFISYAYSGSMAPTIDKGDVFFINPFVRNPKVGDIVVFRAGKTWVVHRIVAITEEGYLTKGDNNIATDQQTHNVPPVAGEQIGGRVITVNGHVPKIPELGNYIDNGLSDRGKMFLGALLVVVGIIAFGSGERPKRIRKNKFISIKFRTLFMLTSVFLILMVAISIFVSWELIPIAYSVTSAGGSREGWYLPGEEFQTEVTIRNNNIYPMVYYISAEPPVTEVSSEKFYLSRDKEDNLIVTIVTPQTTAMYTTKVRVNAYPKLLPSSLMDSLYSIHPMMPLLAILTEVAAFLGALYYLSGIGDEDVLRIRRKRTSSLRGITEVFRI, encoded by the coding sequence ATGAAATCATTGATAGAATACACACTCTTAGCACTCCTCGCGGTACTCGTTATAGGTTCTCTGCTCGGAGCGCTCTTAGACAGGCCAGTCTTCATATCGTACGCATACTCCGGGAGCATGGCCCCTACAATAGACAAGGGGGACGTTTTTTTCATTAATCCGTTCGTGAGAAACCCCAAAGTTGGCGACATTGTAGTCTTCAGAGCAGGGAAGACATGGGTTGTTCACAGGATTGTAGCAATAACCGAAGAAGGCTACCTGACCAAAGGTGACAATAACATTGCAACCGACCAGCAAACTCATAACGTTCCCCCAGTGGCAGGAGAGCAGATAGGCGGGAGAGTTATCACGGTTAATGGACACGTGCCCAAGATACCAGAACTCGGAAACTACATAGACAATGGACTCTCAGACAGGGGTAAGATGTTTCTTGGGGCCCTTCTTGTGGTAGTTGGCATAATAGCCTTTGGAAGCGGTGAGAGACCCAAAAGGATCAGAAAGAACAAGTTCATCTCGATAAAGTTTAGAACACTCTTCATGCTAACCTCAGTATTTCTCATTCTCATGGTGGCGATCTCAATCTTCGTTTCGTGGGAGTTGATACCTATAGCGTATTCAGTGACATCCGCGGGAGGAAGTCGAGAAGGATGGTACCTACCCGGGGAGGAATTTCAGACAGAGGTTACGATAAGGAACAACAACATCTACCCCATGGTCTATTACATCTCCGCTGAGCCTCCAGTCACCGAGGTATCCAGCGAGAAGTTTTATCTCTCAAGGGATAAAGAGGACAACCTTATCGTAACCATCGTAACACCACAAACTACAGCAATGTACACCACAAAAGTGCGGGTAAACGCGTATCCAAAACTGCTTCCAAGTTCACTCATGGACTCGCTTTATTCAATACACCCCATGATGCCACTACTAGCTATCCTAACTGAAGTAGCAGCATTTCTTGGAGCTTTGTACTATCTATCCGGCATCGGGGATGAAGACGTTCTTAGAATCAGGAGAAAAAGGACTTCCTCCCTAAGAGGAATTACGGAGGTGTTTAGGATATGA
- a CDS encoding DUF1102 domain-containing protein codes for MRTTKKVATGVGITVILLIGLWGLYPSRPITVVYAIPEDGNGMSFIESPLPPYSYLNDEGFLVVDISPNNPFYPGYGEGLSVNSTYVFEKVFVIKNNESITGESEICVRITSETPEIGFFGGSFDGNWGEVVEVSISAGESVEIGARIDTHGLSTGDYTENFIIEAWGGSCG; via the coding sequence ATGAGGACAACGAAAAAGGTTGCAACTGGTGTTGGAATAACTGTCATCCTTCTCATCGGGCTGTGGGGATTGTATCCATCAAGGCCCATCACTGTTGTTTACGCTATCCCTGAGGATGGAAACGGGATGTCCTTCATTGAAAGCCCCCTGCCTCCTTATTCATACCTTAACGATGAAGGGTTTTTAGTTGTGGACATTTCGCCAAACAATCCCTTTTACCCCGGTTACGGCGAAGGTTTAAGCGTTAATTCCACGTACGTTTTCGAGAAGGTTTTTGTCATAAAGAACAACGAGAGCATCACAGGTGAGAGCGAGATATGTGTGAGGATAACCTCAGAAACCCCTGAGATAGGGTTCTTTGGGGGCTCTTTTGACGGGAACTGGGGGGAAGTTGTTGAAGTTTCTATTTCCGCCGGTGAAAGTGTTGAGATTGGGGCAAGGATAGATACCCATGGATTATCAACCGGAGATTACACAGAGAACTTCATAATTGAAGCGTGGGGAGGGAGTTGTGGATGA
- a CDS encoding DUF1102 domain-containing protein, with the protein MRKILGLFALMAGLLIAVAASSANFAYFEADRNVHIQIVPDDNELIDLRPIQPYAYINENGMLVIDLSHNNGNWEEGFGEGVSPNSTYVFEEVFGVSNDLWEQTPICMHITYTGDGGVLFFEGDYVPDQTVGATTLNVTVMPGDVVRIGMIIDSTGISAPDSLDGQIQFYAEAGECEEGPQ; encoded by the coding sequence ATGAGAAAGATACTAGGACTATTCGCCCTTATGGCAGGACTGCTCATAGCGGTTGCCGCCAGCAGCGCAAACTTCGCATACTTTGAAGCGGACAGGAACGTTCACATTCAGATCGTTCCCGATGACAATGAGCTCATCGACCTCAGGCCAATTCAGCCCTACGCATACATCAACGAGAATGGAATGCTCGTCATAGACCTCAGCCACAACAACGGCAACTGGGAAGAGGGATTCGGAGAGGGCGTCAGCCCGAACAGCACCTACGTGTTCGAGGAAGTCTTCGGCGTGAGCAACGATCTCTGGGAGCAGACCCCGATATGCATGCACATTACTTACACCGGAGATGGTGGAGTCCTCTTCTTTGAAGGAGACTACGTGCCTGACCAGACAGTTGGTGCGACCACACTCAACGTGACCGTCATGCCCGGCGACGTCGTCAGGATCGGCATGATAATTGACAGCACCGGAATCAGCGCACCCGATTCACTGGACGGCCAGATACAGTTCTACGCTGAGGCCGGCGAGTGCGAGGAAGGACCTCAGTGA